A window of Sulfurimonas gotlandica GD1 contains these coding sequences:
- a CDS encoding vWA domain-containing protein, translating into MFDGLYFEYPGLALVFFFFIFCTIICKIKLPSIYFAHIAQFMQVSTGSSKLLLFLKWLSISMLIIALMSPVKDEPYEIEPKKGYEIALILDASESMKAKGFDEKNRDLTRFDVVKEIVSNFISSRKNDNMGIVVFGAYSFIASPLTYDSNILKGVVSNLYIGMAGKFTALFESLAQGVNLLKTSKSKTKIAILLTDGYNTPDSEFPFDAAIDFANKQGVKVYPIGIGKSDEYNQKMLEKIAEQTGGVAFGASNASELAIVYAKINELEKSEIDNETFSFLRYFYIFPLLVSFFSLILYMFFRNKRGYN; encoded by the coding sequence ATGTTTGATGGACTTTATTTTGAATACCCAGGTCTGGCTTTAGTTTTTTTCTTTTTTATATTTTGTACAATCATTTGTAAAATAAAACTACCTTCTATATACTTTGCACATATAGCACAGTTTATGCAAGTATCAACTGGTTCTTCTAAACTACTTCTCTTTTTAAAATGGCTTAGTATCTCAATGCTTATCATAGCACTTATGTCACCGGTAAAAGATGAACCTTATGAGATAGAACCAAAAAAAGGCTATGAAATTGCTTTGATACTTGATGCTTCAGAGTCTATGAAAGCAAAAGGTTTTGATGAAAAAAACAGAGATTTAACTCGTTTTGATGTTGTAAAGGAAATAGTGTCCAACTTTATCTCAAGTAGAAAAAATGACAATATGGGTATTGTGGTTTTTGGAGCATACTCATTTATAGCATCTCCACTAACTTATGATTCTAATATTTTAAAAGGTGTAGTATCAAATCTTTATATTGGGATGGCTGGAAAGTTTACAGCCCTTTTTGAGTCACTTGCTCAGGGTGTCAATTTACTCAAAACATCTAAATCAAAAACAAAAATTGCTATTTTACTCACCGATGGATACAACACACCTGATAGTGAATTCCCTTTTGATGCAGCTATAGATTTTGCAAATAAACAGGGTGTAAAAGTCTATCCTATTGGCATAGGAAAATCTGATGAGTATAATCAAAAGATGCTAGAAAAAATTGCTGAACAAACTGGTGGTGTAGCTTTTGGGGCCTCAAATGCAAGTGAACTTGCTATTGTTTATGCAAAAATAAATGAGTTGGAAAAATCAGAGATAGACAATGAAACATTTAGTTTTTTAAGATATTTCTATATTTTTCCATTACTTGTTTCATTTTTCTCTTTGATTCTTTATATGTTTTTTAGAAATAAAAGAGGATATAACTAA
- a CDS encoding aminotransferase class IV family protein, which translates to MSEIYLETIKAFDGEIFNLLYHQKRYESVLRSLGCSDLKNLKEYLKPPISGLYRCRLTYNTNKIDVAYHEYNKREIKTLKLVFDDDIYYSKKSTNRDELNRLFEKRENCDDILIVKNSLVSDTSITNIAFYKSGLWFTPKKPLLEGTTRQRLLDEGKIIEKDIRVEDLKNYSKIALMNAMIDFDIITKYNLKDIIC; encoded by the coding sequence GTGAGTGAAATCTATTTAGAGACCATCAAAGCATTTGATGGAGAAATATTTAACCTCTTATACCATCAAAAACGTTATGAGAGTGTTTTAAGATCATTAGGTTGTAGTGATTTAAAAAACCTTAAAGAGTATTTAAAACCTCCAATTTCAGGTCTCTATAGATGCCGACTGACTTATAATACAAATAAAATCGATGTTGCTTATCATGAGTACAATAAAAGAGAGATTAAAACCTTGAAGTTAGTCTTTGATGATGATATTTATTACTCTAAAAAATCTACCAATAGAGATGAGCTAAATAGACTATTTGAAAAAAGAGAAAATTGTGATGATATCTTAATAGTAAAAAATTCTTTGGTGAGTGACACAAGTATCACTAATATCGCCTTTTATAAATCTGGCTTATGGTTCACCCCAAAAAAGCCACTTTTAGAAGGAACTACAAGGCAAAGACTTCTAGATGAAGGAAAAATTATAGAAAAAGATATAAGAGTAGAGGACTTAAAAAATTATTCAAAAATAGCACTAATGAATGCTATGATAGATTTTGATATAATTACGAAATATAATTTAAAGGATATAATTTGTTAG
- a CDS encoding low molecular weight protein-tyrosine-phosphatase has product MKSVIFVCLGNICRSPIAEGYARKILEENKMKIVVDSAGTGDWHVGEPPCNNSITVARNNGVDISSQRSRQVTKRDLQEFDLVIALDDSNFSDLKSLGANNITKLGDYGYDGADVPDPYFYDGFEGFQEVYKMIEVCVNNLFSVKSI; this is encoded by the coding sequence ATGAAATCAGTTATTTTTGTTTGTTTGGGAAATATATGTCGTTCTCCTATTGCAGAGGGGTATGCAAGAAAGATTTTAGAAGAAAATAAGATGAAGATAGTTGTTGATTCAGCCGGAACCGGCGATTGGCATGTCGGTGAACCACCTTGCAACAATTCTATAACTGTTGCCAGAAATAACGGCGTAGATATATCATCACAGAGGTCAAGGCAGGTGACTAAAAGAGACTTGCAAGAGTTTGATCTTGTAATTGCTCTAGATGATAGTAACTTTAGTGATCTAAAATCTTTAGGTGCAAATAATATTACAAAGCTTGGTGACTATGGATATGATGGTGCAGATGTTCCTGATCCATACTTTTACGATGGCTTTGAAGGTTTCCAAGAGGTATACAAAATGATTGAAGTTTGTGTTAATAACCTTTTTAGTGTAAAATCAATTTAA
- the cysK gene encoding cysteine synthase A, with amino-acid sequence MNIANNITELIGNTPLVKLNTPSKLTGATILGKCEFMNPTSSVKDRIGFNMIRRAQEAGKITSSTTIIEPTSGNTGIALAANCAAQNLKLILTMPESMSIERRNLLKALGAELVLTPAAKGMNGAISKAEELQREIEDSIILQQFQNESNPEIHMLTTAVEILRDTDAILDVFVAAVGTGGTLTGTSRVLKEKIPGITVIAVEPEASAVLSGGKPGPHKIQGIGAGFIPGILDTAIYSEVIQVSNEDAMATAKMLAKEEGLLVGISAGANVYATMQVASREEFKGKTLLTILCDTGERYLSTELFSE; translated from the coding sequence ATGAACATCGCTAACAATATAACAGAGCTAATAGGTAATACGCCATTAGTGAAGCTAAATACGCCATCAAAACTTACAGGAGCTACAATTTTAGGTAAGTGTGAGTTTATGAATCCGACTAGTTCTGTAAAAGATAGAATAGGTTTCAATATGATCAGGAGAGCACAAGAAGCAGGTAAAATAACAAGCTCTACAACTATCATAGAACCTACAAGTGGAAATACGGGTATAGCATTAGCAGCTAATTGTGCCGCACAAAATCTAAAACTTATTTTGACTATGCCTGAGTCTATGAGTATTGAAAGAAGAAACTTACTTAAAGCACTGGGAGCAGAGCTTGTTTTAACTCCTGCTGCAAAAGGTATGAATGGAGCAATCTCTAAAGCTGAGGAGCTGCAAAGGGAAATAGAAGATAGCATAATCCTACAACAGTTTCAGAATGAATCAAATCCTGAGATTCATATGTTGACTACTGCTGTTGAGATACTAAGAGATACAGATGCTATTTTAGATGTTTTTGTCGCAGCTGTAGGAACTGGTGGAACGCTTACTGGAACTTCAAGAGTCTTAAAAGAAAAAATACCTGGAATCACTGTTATTGCAGTTGAGCCTGAAGCTTCTGCAGTACTTTCAGGTGGAAAACCGGGACCTCATAAGATTCAAGGCATTGGGGCAGGATTTATACCTGGCATATTAGATACAGCAATCTATAGTGAAGTCATACAAGTAAGTAATGAAGACGCAATGGCTACTGCCAAAATGTTGGCAAAAGAGGAAGGCCTGCTTGTCGGCATATCAGCAGGTGCAAATGTATATGCAACTATGCAGGTGGCATCTAGAGAAGAGTTTAAAGGTAAAACACTTTTAACGATTCTTTGTGATACTGGAGAGAGATATTTAAGTACAGAACTATTTAGTGAGTGA
- a CDS encoding DUF1566 domain-containing protein gives MIRILLQITLITTTLFSYEIGLGKSSNKDKKVTESKPKIALVRDDSKELVIDKNTGLMWQDNIDAKTIRKNRKDAKQYCRSLVFAGYDDWYLPRLRELKSIIDESKYNPAIRYGFKNVASGHYWSSSPNLSDIVIALNVDFKSGQTYNNTRKGKGYVRCVRGNYNSLI, from the coding sequence ATGATAAGAATATTGCTACAAATTACACTAATAACTACTACACTTTTCTCTTATGAAATAGGTTTAGGTAAATCATCCAACAAAGATAAAAAAGTCACAGAGTCTAAGCCAAAAATAGCTTTAGTTAGAGATGATTCAAAAGAGTTGGTAATAGATAAGAATACAGGTTTGATGTGGCAAGATAATATTGATGCTAAAACTATAAGAAAAAATCGCAAAGATGCAAAACAGTATTGTCGAAGTCTTGTTTTTGCTGGGTATGATGACTGGTATTTACCAAGGCTCAGAGAACTAAAATCTATAATAGATGAAAGCAAATATAATCCAGCTATAAGATATGGATTTAAAAATGTTGCATCCGGTCACTACTGGTCATCATCACCAAACCTCTCAGATATTGTAATTGCATTAAATGTTGACTTTAAAAGTGGTCAAACCTACAATAATACTAGAAAAGGTAAGGGTTACGTCAGGTGTGTTAGAGGTAATTACAATAGCTTAATATAA